One window from the genome of Deltaproteobacteria bacterium encodes:
- a CDS encoding transposase, which yields LTIPGVGKILGLTIMLETGPIERFMKAGNYASYCRKVPSRWVSVKYEHGKYCGPIAVLTNSLT from the coding sequence TTTAACAATACCGGGGGTTGGGAAGATACTGGGATTGACGATCATGCTTGAGACGGGACCGATAGAACGGTTTATGAAAGCAGGCAACTATGCGTCCTATTGCCGGAAGGTACCGAGCCGATGGGTGTCGGTAAAGTACGAGCACGGGAAGTACTGTGGACCTATAGCCGTATTAACAAATTCATTGACTTAG